A genome region from Natronosalvus rutilus includes the following:
- a CDS encoding potassium channel family protein: MDPLADEAPSTPIEYEPISVKDVLVEMKDTAELLIDLAYSAVLHRNEDLAREVLRLESRMDRLEMRGRMSLMMAARNPDDAEQLAPVLGIVVAADQISDAAGDIAKVVLEDIGLPEAMRAALPEAVETLVREVVADDSAYAGRTLEDINLESETGVRIIALRRGDEWILNPGPQTAVEAADVAFMRGPDAGIEEVCETMTGSPHEPPVAATPDLADLERAVDAIVHMKNLSELAVDLAYSSVLFDSDGLAEEVQNLEVEVDALESRFEAWALRAAADAPDPVRLRGLIHLSKATEIISDAAVDITEGVFREIDVHPVVQMAVEESDEIITRLEVEPGSQLDGQSIVDGMPDTESTMSIIAIRRPEDGWLLVGDADASLQAGDVLIAKGTRTSASAFEDLARA, encoded by the coding sequence ATGGACCCGCTCGCGGACGAGGCGCCGTCGACGCCCATCGAGTACGAGCCGATCAGCGTCAAGGACGTGTTGGTCGAGATGAAAGACACGGCCGAACTGCTGATCGACCTCGCTTACTCCGCCGTGCTCCACCGGAACGAGGACCTCGCACGCGAGGTTCTTCGCCTCGAGTCGCGCATGGACCGCCTCGAGATGCGCGGGCGGATGAGCCTCATGATGGCAGCCCGGAACCCGGACGACGCCGAACAGCTCGCGCCGGTGCTGGGTATCGTCGTCGCGGCCGACCAGATCAGCGACGCCGCCGGCGACATCGCGAAGGTCGTCCTCGAGGACATCGGCCTCCCGGAAGCGATGCGTGCGGCGCTCCCCGAGGCCGTCGAGACGCTCGTCCGTGAGGTCGTCGCCGACGACTCGGCCTACGCCGGGCGAACTCTCGAGGACATCAACCTCGAGTCCGAGACGGGCGTCCGGATCATCGCTCTCCGACGTGGCGACGAGTGGATCCTCAACCCCGGTCCCCAGACGGCGGTCGAAGCCGCGGACGTGGCGTTCATGCGCGGGCCCGACGCCGGAATCGAGGAGGTCTGTGAGACCATGACTGGCTCGCCCCACGAACCCCCGGTCGCCGCGACGCCCGACCTGGCGGACCTCGAGCGGGCCGTCGACGCCATTGTCCACATGAAGAACCTCTCTGAACTGGCCGTCGACCTGGCCTACAGCAGCGTCCTCTTCGACAGCGACGGGCTGGCCGAGGAGGTCCAGAACCTCGAGGTAGAAGTCGACGCGCTCGAGTCACGCTTCGAAGCGTGGGCACTGCGGGCGGCCGCCGACGCCCCGGATCCGGTGCGACTGCGTGGGCTGATCCACTTGAGCAAGGCGACGGAGATCATCAGCGACGCCGCCGTCGACATCACCGAGGGCGTCTTTCGCGAGATCGACGTCCACCCGGTCGTGCAGATGGCCGTCGAGGAGAGCGACGAGATCATCACCCGCCTCGAGGTCGAGCCGGGGAGCCAGTTAGACGGGCAGTCGATCGTCGACGGAATGCCCGACACCGAGTCGACCATGTCGATCATCGCCATCCGCCGACCCGAGGACGGCTGGTTGCTCGTCGGGGACGCCGACGCGAGCCTCCAGGCGGGCGACGTGCTGATCGCGAAGGGGACCAGGACGTCGGCGTCGGCGTTCGAGGACCTGGCTCGAGCCTGA
- a CDS encoding RNA-guided endonuclease InsQ/TnpB family protein, with translation MADDYVRRTAITRLSVDSEQRELLEETISEWKRGCQLATDMAWGKCNTKSDVQPLAYDDVREHTDLGSQHAILATHQAAQAITGCIERRSKGKIVSKPTFTAPTVKYDTRTMTLFDDGTVSLSTTESRVRCELALPDADDGYQRQYLDSNTWSVTESTLTARDGDYFLHIGFRRPKNDTERNTVEDGTVLGIDLGIENLAVTSTAHFVSGRELTHNLREFEKVRASLQQTGTRSAHRTLEQSSGRELRYIRDVLHRASNAIVDEALRYECDVIAFEDLTHIRDRTGASWGHKWAFRTLYEQVEYKAEVEGISVKQVGSAYTSKRCAECGFTADENRPTRNDFRCVKCESEANADYNAAKNIGMRYVRRGQQSSRRAGNSQLALKSGTVTPSGGFTAHPEGFDAESTDKPHPQRAEGA, from the coding sequence ATGGCGGACGACTACGTGCGTCGGACGGCAATCACCCGCCTCTCGGTAGACAGTGAGCAGCGCGAGTTGCTTGAGGAAACTATCTCCGAGTGGAAGCGTGGTTGCCAACTTGCCACGGACATGGCGTGGGGCAAGTGTAACACAAAAAGCGACGTACAGCCCCTGGCCTACGACGACGTGCGCGAACACACCGACCTCGGGAGTCAGCACGCAATTCTCGCCACTCACCAAGCTGCACAAGCCATCACCGGCTGTATCGAGCGCCGGTCCAAAGGCAAGATAGTCAGCAAGCCCACGTTCACTGCACCCACGGTGAAGTACGACACTCGGACCATGACGCTGTTCGATGACGGTACAGTCTCTCTCTCCACAACGGAGAGTCGTGTCCGGTGTGAACTTGCTCTGCCCGACGCCGACGATGGCTACCAACGGCAGTACCTCGACTCGAACACGTGGAGCGTCACGGAAAGTACGCTCACCGCCCGTGACGGCGACTACTTCTTGCATATCGGCTTCCGCCGGCCCAAGAACGACACCGAGCGGAACACCGTCGAGGACGGAACGGTCCTCGGGATTGACCTCGGTATCGAAAATCTCGCCGTCACGAGCACCGCACACTTCGTCAGCGGGCGGGAGTTAACACACAACCTCCGCGAGTTCGAAAAGGTACGCGCCAGCCTCCAACAGACCGGGACGCGAAGCGCCCACCGGACACTCGAACAGTCGAGTGGCCGGGAACTTCGATACATTCGTGACGTGCTCCACCGGGCGTCGAACGCGATCGTGGATGAAGCACTCCGATACGAGTGTGACGTGATAGCGTTCGAGGACTTAACCCATATCCGCGACCGCACGGGAGCGTCGTGGGGTCACAAGTGGGCGTTCCGAACACTGTACGAACAGGTGGAGTATAAGGCCGAAGTGGAAGGTATCTCAGTGAAGCAAGTCGGGTCGGCGTACACATCGAAGCGGTGCGCCGAATGTGGATTCACAGCTGACGAGAATCGCCCGACTCGCAACGACTTCCGATGTGTGAAGTGCGAGTCGGAAGCGAATGCGGACTACAACGCAGCGAAGAACATCGGGATGCGGTATGTCCGTCGGGGCCAACAGTCGTCTCGGCGGGCGGGCAACAGTCAGCTTGCCCTGAAGTCTGGGACTGTGACGCCGAGCGGCGGATTCACCGCCCACCCGGAAGGGTTTGACGCCGAGTCCACGGACAAGCCCCACCCTCAACGCGCCGAAGGCGCGTAG